A single genomic interval of Candidatus Zixiibacteriota bacterium harbors:
- a CDS encoding 2-oxoacid:ferredoxin oxidoreductase subunit beta yields MSVSPTEGRREARPAGAGAAARTTVKDLKGRVEPDWCPGCGDFGVLSALKQAIVELGLQPHEVMVISGIGCSSNLPGFINTYGMHTLHGRALAVATGAQLANHELKIVVTGGDGDGYGIGGNHFLHTMRRNVDLTYIVMNNQIYGLTTGQVSPTSVKGMKTKSTPEGSIENPINPIPLAIAAGATYVARGYTGQVKHLVELIKGGIRHRGFALIDAFSPCVTFNHDNTHDFFKQRTVKLEDRGHDPTNFAAAMEQGYRWGDEIPIGLFWKREDIPSLDELEPVLAEGGPLARRPLGVPPDVARSLIRDLM; encoded by the coding sequence ATGAGCGTATCACCGACGGAAGGGCGGCGCGAGGCGCGGCCCGCGGGGGCCGGTGCGGCGGCGCGGACGACGGTCAAGGATCTCAAAGGAAGGGTCGAGCCCGACTGGTGTCCGGGCTGCGGCGATTTCGGGGTCCTCAGCGCTCTCAAGCAGGCGATCGTCGAGCTGGGGCTGCAGCCGCACGAGGTCATGGTGATCAGCGGGATCGGCTGCTCCTCGAATCTCCCCGGCTTCATCAACACGTACGGCATGCACACGCTGCACGGCCGGGCGCTGGCGGTGGCGACGGGAGCGCAGCTCGCGAACCACGAGCTCAAGATCGTGGTGACGGGCGGGGACGGCGACGGCTACGGAATCGGCGGCAACCATTTCCTCCACACGATGCGGCGCAACGTCGATCTGACCTACATCGTGATGAACAACCAGATCTACGGGCTCACCACGGGACAGGTCTCGCCGACGAGCGTCAAGGGAATGAAGACGAAGAGCACGCCGGAGGGGAGCATCGAGAACCCCATCAACCCCATCCCGCTGGCGATCGCCGCCGGGGCGACCTATGTGGCGCGCGGCTACACCGGCCAGGTGAAGCACCTCGTCGAGCTGATCAAGGGCGGTATCCGCCACCGCGGCTTCGCCCTGATCGACGCCTTCAGCCCGTGCGTCACCTTCAACCACGACAATACCCACGACTTCTTCAAGCAGCGCACCGTCAAGCTCGAGGACCGCGGCCACGATCCAACGAACTTCGCGGCGGCCATGGAGCAGGGGTACCGCTGGGGCGATGAGATCCCCATCGGGCTTTTCTGGAAGCGCGAAGACATCCCCAGCCTCGACGAGCTCGAGCCCGTCCTCGCGGAGGGAGGGCCGCTGGCGCGTCGCCCGCTCGGAGTGCCGCCCGACGTCGCCCGGTCGCTCATCCGCGACCTGATGTAA